In Nakamurella antarctica, the following are encoded in one genomic region:
- the rapZ gene encoding RNase adapter RapZ translates to MSESPHQGASPAAPAKGATGIEVAIVSGLSGAGRSTAAKCLEDLGWFVVDNLPPELIATMMELGAKASGSVTRIAIVLDVRSRAFTRDLASVIRDLDARGYRPRLLFLEASDAVLIRRYEANRREHPLQGGGRLVDGLTSERSLLGPLRDAAELVIDTSDLSVHQLRSTIEQAFMGAPVKTTLTLLSFGYKYGLPLDADLVIDMRFLPNPFWIPELREQTGLDPEVSEYVLSQEGAGEFLTRYVELFNLVSGGYLREGKKYLTLAIGCTGGKHRSVATAQELAARLGTEDMAVTVVHRDLGRE, encoded by the coding sequence ATGTCGGAATCACCGCACCAGGGCGCTAGCCCGGCCGCCCCGGCGAAAGGCGCTACCGGAATCGAAGTTGCCATCGTTTCGGGTTTGTCCGGAGCTGGCCGTTCGACCGCGGCAAAATGCCTGGAGGACCTGGGCTGGTTCGTTGTAGACAACCTGCCACCGGAACTGATCGCCACCATGATGGAGCTTGGCGCGAAGGCCAGCGGATCGGTAACGCGGATAGCGATTGTGCTCGATGTGCGTTCTCGGGCGTTCACTCGCGATCTTGCTTCAGTGATCCGTGACCTTGACGCTCGCGGATACAGGCCTCGACTGTTGTTCTTGGAAGCCTCGGATGCGGTGCTGATCAGGCGGTACGAAGCCAATAGGCGTGAGCATCCGCTTCAGGGCGGCGGTCGCCTCGTCGATGGCCTCACCTCCGAACGCTCACTTCTAGGCCCGCTTCGAGATGCAGCAGAGCTCGTTATTGATACCTCCGACCTCTCGGTGCATCAGCTGCGTTCCACCATTGAGCAGGCCTTCATGGGAGCGCCGGTGAAGACGACGCTGACGCTACTTTCGTTCGGATACAAATACGGGCTTCCGTTGGATGCTGACCTTGTCATCGACATGCGATTTTTGCCCAACCCTTTTTGGATCCCCGAACTGCGTGAACAGACAGGCCTAGACCCCGAAGTCTCCGAGTACGTGCTCTCCCAGGAGGGAGCGGGTGAGTTCTTGACCCGCTACGTCGAACTGTTCAATCTGGTATCCGGTGGCTACCTGCGCGAAGGAAAAAAGTACCTGACTCTGGCCATCGGTTGTACCGGCGGCAAACATCGGAGTGTGGCAACGGCGCAGGAGCTCGCGGCTCGGCTTGGGACAGAAGATATGGCCGTGACGGTGGTGCACCGCGACTTGGGCCGCGAATGA
- the uvrC gene encoding excinuclease ABC subunit UvrC — MADPATYRPAPGTIPEAPGVYRFRDSEGRVIYVGKAKSLRQRLNSYFADISGLHPRTAQMVTTACAVQWTVVNTEVEALQLEYNWIKEFDPRFNVKFKDDKSYPELAVTLGEEYPRLQVMRGEHKKGVRYFGPYAHAWAIRETLDLLLRVFPARTCSNGVFRRSEQIGRPCLLGYIDKCSAPCVGRVSAEEHREIVNQFCDFMAGRADPLLRQLDKRMQTASADLDFERAARLRDDIGALRRAMEKQTVVLGDGTDADLVGIYGDELQASVQIFHVRGGRVRGERGWIVDLDSGADLASQVQDFLLQFYGGRADDDGGTAVPREILVPALPTDHEEMSQWLSGLRGSRVSLRIAQRGDKRHLAETAALNAQQALGRYRLKRASDLTSRSAALTELADALGMDASPLRIECVDISHVQGTNVVASLVVFEDGIAKKSDYRRFAIREAPGDDVASIAEVVRRRFSRGAGEQLPKDVEQSGEVASDGESRPGIDPLTGRVRRFAYPPQLLVVDGGQPQVNAASAVLTDLGIADITVVGLAKRLEEVWLPGDDDPIILPRTSEALYLMQRLRDEAHRFAITFHRAKRSKAMTASALDTIAGLGPSRRTALIKQFGSVAKVRAATAEQISEIPGIGLSTAQAIVIALGGDSGSSASGSDPGAPAVTSAKRSPTLGLPEETPVAVMAAAQEIHQ, encoded by the coding sequence GTGGCAGATCCAGCGACTTACCGACCGGCACCCGGCACTATCCCGGAGGCCCCCGGGGTGTACCGATTTCGTGACTCGGAGGGTCGGGTAATCTATGTCGGCAAGGCAAAGAGCCTCCGACAGCGGCTTAATTCTTATTTCGCCGATATCAGTGGCCTGCACCCACGAACAGCACAGATGGTCACCACCGCCTGCGCTGTTCAATGGACGGTGGTCAACACCGAAGTCGAGGCGCTGCAGCTGGAATACAACTGGATCAAAGAATTCGATCCACGGTTCAACGTCAAGTTCAAGGACGACAAGTCCTATCCCGAGCTCGCGGTCACGCTGGGGGAGGAATACCCGCGGTTACAGGTGATGCGCGGCGAACATAAGAAGGGCGTGCGGTATTTCGGTCCTTACGCGCACGCCTGGGCTATCCGGGAAACGCTCGATCTGCTTCTACGGGTATTTCCGGCACGCACGTGTTCCAACGGGGTGTTTCGTCGATCCGAGCAGATTGGGCGGCCATGTCTCCTCGGGTACATCGACAAATGCTCTGCGCCGTGTGTTGGTCGGGTGAGCGCTGAAGAACATCGCGAGATCGTTAATCAGTTCTGCGACTTTATGGCTGGCCGCGCTGACCCTCTGCTTCGACAACTCGACAAACGGATGCAGACAGCGTCTGCAGACCTTGATTTCGAACGTGCGGCCCGGCTTCGCGACGACATCGGCGCGCTGCGCCGCGCGATGGAGAAACAGACTGTTGTGCTGGGCGACGGCACGGATGCGGACCTCGTCGGGATCTATGGCGATGAGCTGCAAGCTTCCGTACAAATTTTTCACGTCCGCGGAGGTCGAGTACGCGGTGAACGCGGCTGGATCGTTGATCTCGACTCGGGCGCAGATTTGGCCTCCCAGGTGCAGGACTTTCTCCTACAGTTTTACGGCGGCCGCGCCGACGATGACGGCGGCACCGCCGTCCCGCGTGAAATTTTGGTGCCCGCGCTGCCGACCGACCACGAAGAGATGAGCCAGTGGCTCAGCGGGCTGCGGGGCTCGAGGGTGTCACTGCGGATAGCCCAGCGCGGCGACAAGCGACATTTGGCGGAGACTGCTGCGCTAAATGCCCAGCAGGCCCTTGGTAGATACCGCCTCAAGCGCGCTAGCGACCTCACATCGCGCTCGGCTGCACTCACAGAACTGGCCGATGCCCTCGGCATGGACGCAAGTCCGCTGCGGATTGAATGCGTGGACATCTCCCACGTCCAGGGCACCAACGTGGTCGCGTCCCTGGTGGTCTTCGAAGACGGGATAGCCAAGAAGTCTGACTATCGGCGATTCGCAATAAGGGAAGCGCCCGGAGACGACGTTGCCTCCATCGCTGAGGTGGTGCGGCGCAGATTTAGCAGGGGCGCAGGCGAACAACTTCCCAAGGATGTCGAGCAGTCGGGAGAGGTCGCTTCTGACGGCGAGTCCCGCCCGGGTATTGACCCCTTGACCGGACGAGTCCGTCGATTTGCCTACCCGCCGCAACTCTTGGTCGTCGACGGCGGGCAGCCGCAAGTCAACGCAGCCTCTGCGGTTTTGACCGACCTCGGGATCGCTGACATTACTGTGGTGGGTTTGGCCAAGCGACTTGAAGAGGTATGGCTGCCAGGAGACGACGACCCGATCATCCTGCCGAGAACAAGTGAGGCCCTGTATCTGATGCAACGCCTGCGGGACGAAGCTCACAGGTTTGCCATCACCTTCCACCGTGCCAAACGTTCCAAAGCGATGACGGCGTCCGCCCTTGACACCATCGCCGGGCTGGGACCCTCTCGGCGGACAGCCTTGATCAAGCAATTTGGGTCTGTGGCCAAAGTACGAGCCGCTACGGCTGAGCAAATCAGTGAAATTCCTGGAATCGGCCTTTCAACTGCCCAGGCAATCGTGATCGCGCTGGGCGGCGATTCTGGTTCTAGCGCCTCAGGCTCGGACCCGGGTGCACCGGCCGTCACATCCGCGAAGCGCTCGCCTACGCTGGGGCTTCCCGAAGAAACTCCCGTCGCGGTAATGGCGGCTGCCCAGGAGATACACCAATGA
- the glgX gene encoding glycogen debranching protein GlgX, with translation MTDTRTAPVEIWPGSAYPLGATFDGTGTNFALFTEIADKVELCLFDDKGAETALLMYEKDGYVWHAYLPQIQPGQRYGFRVYGPYDPAAGHRCNPHKLLLDPYAKAVTGSIDWDPALYSYNMGDPGSFNDADSASHMFLGVVINPFFDWAGDRAPKTPYHQSVIYEAHVKGLTKLHPAVPESQRGSYAGLAHPAVIEHLQKLGVTALELMPVHQFVQDNTLLDKGLSNYWGYNSIGFFAPHNSYASGGDLGQQVQEFKGMVRAMHAAGIEVILDVVYNHTAEGNHLGPTLSFRGIDNAAYYRLVEGDEQYYMDYTGTGNSLNVRQPHSLQLLMDSLRYWVTEMHVDGFRFDLAATLAREFYEVDRLSTFFELVQQDPITSQVKLIAEPWDVGPGGYQVGNFPPLWTEWNGKYRDTIRDLWRGESSAVGEFASRLTGSADLYEHNGRRPMASINFVTAHDGFTLADLVSYNEKHNEANGENNQDGESHNRSWNSGVEGPSSEPEIVALRSRQQRNFITTLLLSQGVPMVLAGDEMGRTQRGNNNAYCQDSELTWVHWDQADHDLVRFTASVAALRKAHPTFRRRRFFRGTPVARGVGEPLPDICWLTPTAEEMTPENWESGFGRSIGVFLNGNGIHGRDSRGQHVVDAHFLMFFNAHDDTVDFTVPGAEFSALWQVVVDTAGALHDADPFTSGARIPVPGKAVMVLRALDTPAEDQEVADLGSFGAVPAPRPAPQRPASSRAAVDAVASQE, from the coding sequence ATGACCGATACGCGAACTGCCCCCGTCGAAATATGGCCCGGGTCGGCCTACCCCCTGGGTGCCACCTTCGACGGTACTGGTACAAACTTTGCCCTCTTCACCGAAATCGCGGACAAGGTCGAGCTCTGCCTGTTTGACGATAAAGGGGCCGAAACGGCCCTACTGATGTACGAGAAGGACGGCTACGTGTGGCACGCCTACCTGCCGCAAATTCAGCCGGGCCAGCGGTACGGCTTTCGGGTGTACGGACCCTACGACCCTGCGGCAGGCCATCGGTGCAACCCACACAAGTTGCTGCTCGATCCGTATGCGAAGGCCGTGACCGGCTCGATCGATTGGGACCCCGCGTTGTATTCGTACAACATGGGCGATCCTGGATCTTTCAACGATGCTGATTCGGCCTCGCACATGTTCCTCGGTGTGGTGATTAACCCGTTTTTCGACTGGGCCGGTGACCGAGCTCCGAAGACGCCGTACCACCAGAGTGTGATTTACGAGGCGCATGTTAAAGGTCTGACCAAATTGCATCCCGCGGTCCCCGAGTCACAGCGTGGCAGTTATGCAGGGCTCGCCCATCCAGCCGTCATAGAACACCTCCAAAAGCTCGGAGTTACGGCGCTGGAATTGATGCCGGTACATCAATTCGTCCAGGACAACACACTTCTCGACAAGGGACTGTCGAATTATTGGGGATATAACAGCATTGGATTCTTTGCTCCCCATAATTCCTATGCCTCGGGCGGGGATCTCGGGCAGCAGGTCCAAGAGTTCAAAGGCATGGTGCGTGCTATGCATGCGGCGGGGATCGAGGTGATCCTGGACGTCGTCTACAACCACACGGCCGAGGGAAACCATCTCGGTCCGACACTGTCTTTCCGGGGTATCGACAACGCGGCCTACTACCGGCTTGTCGAAGGCGATGAGCAGTACTACATGGACTACACGGGCACCGGCAACTCGCTCAATGTCCGACAGCCGCATTCGTTACAGCTGCTGATGGACTCGCTCAGATACTGGGTCACTGAAATGCATGTGGACGGCTTTCGTTTCGACCTCGCAGCTACCCTTGCTCGAGAATTCTACGAAGTCGATCGACTTTCTACGTTCTTCGAGCTGGTTCAACAGGATCCGATCACTTCGCAGGTCAAGCTGATCGCCGAGCCCTGGGACGTCGGTCCGGGCGGCTACCAGGTGGGGAATTTTCCGCCGTTATGGACGGAGTGGAATGGGAAATATCGAGACACAATCCGCGATTTGTGGCGGGGTGAGTCCTCCGCCGTTGGCGAGTTTGCCTCTCGCCTGACGGGGTCGGCCGACCTGTACGAGCACAACGGCCGTCGGCCCATGGCCTCCATTAATTTCGTGACCGCGCATGACGGTTTCACGCTTGCGGACTTGGTGTCCTACAACGAGAAGCACAATGAGGCCAACGGCGAGAATAACCAGGACGGCGAATCGCACAACCGCTCGTGGAATAGCGGTGTCGAGGGACCGTCGTCGGAGCCGGAGATTGTGGCCTTGCGCAGCCGCCAGCAACGCAACTTCATCACCACGCTGTTGCTCTCGCAGGGCGTCCCGATGGTGCTCGCTGGGGATGAAATGGGGCGCACTCAACGGGGTAATAACAATGCGTACTGCCAGGACTCGGAGCTGACTTGGGTGCATTGGGACCAAGCCGACCATGATCTGGTTCGCTTCACCGCCTCCGTGGCCGCTTTGCGCAAGGCACACCCCACCTTCCGCCGACGACGGTTTTTCCGTGGCACCCCGGTAGCGCGTGGCGTTGGTGAACCCTTGCCCGATATTTGTTGGCTGACACCAACTGCAGAAGAAATGACGCCGGAAAATTGGGAATCGGGCTTCGGCCGTTCGATCGGCGTCTTTCTGAATGGCAACGGCATCCATGGCCGGGACTCCCGCGGGCAGCACGTTGTGGACGCGCATTTTTTGATGTTTTTCAACGCCCATGACGACACGGTGGACTTCACCGTGCCGGGGGCGGAGTTCAGCGCGTTATGGCAGGTGGTCGTAGATACGGCCGGAGCTCTCCACGATGCGGATCCATTCACCAGCGGTGCACGGATACCGGTTCCGGGGAAGGCCGTGATGGTGCTTCGAGCGCTCGATACGCCCGCCGAGGATCAAGAAGTCGCGGATCTGGGTAGTTTCGGAGCGGTACCCGCCCCTCGGCCGGCGCCACAACGTCCGGCATCCAGCCGCGCCGCAGTGGATGCGGTCGCGTCACAGGAGTGA
- the treY gene encoding malto-oligosyltrehalose synthase, which yields MRTPKSTYRLQISPRFTLQHAADHVDYLSNLGADWAYLSPVLQSERGSDHGYDVTDHSLTDEQRGGPEGLKVLSDTAHQHAMGVLVDIVPNHVGVASPAQSKWWWDLLLRGQESAYALAFDVDWDFGNGRVRVPILGDGPDELAALTISDGLLHYYDHVLPIAEGTGSGTAQQVHERQHYELVSWRRADAELNYRRFFAVSTLAGIRVEVPAVFAESHAEILRWVHSELADGLRIDHPDGLYDPAAYLDELAAATGGMYVLVEKILEGEEPLPTDWKCAGTTGYDVLALIDRVFVDEAGEAELTRVDRELRGAEADWKTLIHQTKRGIADGILRSEVVRLARLVQAHSPSIADPADALAELLTCFPVYRSYLTQPAGSGAPRRKTADAARDGADLQCALDLALLYRPDIADALHAVASLLADPTLEVSRRFQQTSGMVMAKGVEDTAFYQFTRLTSLTEVGADPDEFSIDVADFHRRQANRHAEWPASMVTLSTHDTKRSEDVRARLNVLAEIPEQWSAAVSTWRQQLADFDLVMADGPLVNLLWQAVVGAWPISRERMHAYAEKASREAGNSTNWWHPNEAFEDQMHGMLDAIFDDLAVRRTFEEVVEKLTAPGWSNSLAAKLVSITGPGVPDVYQGTELWDYSLVDPDNRRLVDYDQRRALLAKINDGFVPAVDQSGAAKMLVTASALRLRRDSPELFNSYQPLYASGSAAKHVLAFDRGGAVTVATRLPVGLQGAGGWHESVLALPEADGYLDVLTNRFFTAGVVPVPLSDLLAQYPVALLIPAEGPALDVA from the coding sequence ATGAGAACACCGAAGTCCACCTACCGGCTGCAGATTTCGCCCCGATTCACCTTGCAGCACGCCGCAGATCACGTCGATTATCTGAGCAACCTGGGTGCAGATTGGGCCTACCTCTCACCCGTCCTGCAATCGGAGAGGGGATCAGACCACGGGTATGACGTCACTGATCACAGCCTGACTGACGAGCAACGCGGCGGACCCGAGGGCCTCAAGGTGCTGAGCGACACCGCCCATCAACACGCGATGGGTGTGTTGGTAGACATCGTCCCCAACCATGTCGGCGTTGCTAGCCCTGCCCAGTCGAAGTGGTGGTGGGACCTGCTGTTGCGGGGGCAAGAGTCGGCGTACGCCTTGGCCTTTGATGTGGACTGGGACTTCGGCAACGGACGAGTTCGGGTACCGATCTTGGGGGACGGACCAGACGAACTTGCGGCTCTCACCATTTCCGATGGCTTGCTGCACTACTACGACCACGTCCTACCTATTGCTGAAGGCACAGGGTCGGGTACTGCGCAGCAGGTGCATGAGCGGCAACATTATGAGCTTGTCAGTTGGCGCCGCGCCGATGCTGAACTGAATTACCGACGGTTCTTTGCCGTCAGCACGCTTGCCGGGATCCGTGTCGAGGTGCCCGCAGTATTTGCCGAATCGCACGCGGAGATTCTGCGGTGGGTGCATTCCGAGCTGGCCGACGGACTTCGTATCGATCATCCGGATGGGCTGTACGACCCTGCTGCCTATCTGGACGAGCTGGCGGCGGCTACGGGCGGCATGTACGTTCTGGTTGAGAAAATCCTGGAAGGCGAAGAGCCGCTGCCCACCGATTGGAAGTGCGCCGGAACCACGGGGTATGACGTTTTGGCGTTGATTGACCGGGTGTTCGTTGACGAAGCCGGTGAAGCCGAGCTGACCAGGGTAGATCGCGAATTGCGCGGCGCCGAGGCCGACTGGAAAACCCTCATCCATCAGACGAAGCGCGGAATCGCCGATGGTATTTTGCGCTCGGAGGTGGTGCGGTTAGCCAGGCTTGTCCAAGCGCACTCTCCCTCAATTGCTGATCCGGCCGACGCGCTCGCCGAATTACTCACCTGCTTCCCGGTTTATCGGTCCTACTTAACGCAACCCGCTGGATCGGGGGCGCCTCGACGCAAGACCGCCGACGCCGCGCGAGACGGCGCTGACCTGCAGTGCGCGCTGGACCTCGCCCTCCTGTACCGGCCGGACATTGCCGATGCATTGCACGCCGTCGCGTCGCTGTTGGCCGACCCCACGTTGGAAGTGTCGCGTCGTTTCCAGCAGACCTCGGGCATGGTGATGGCCAAGGGCGTGGAGGACACCGCTTTCTACCAATTCACCCGCCTGACATCGCTCACCGAGGTAGGTGCTGATCCCGACGAATTTAGTATCGATGTGGCCGACTTCCATCGTCGTCAGGCAAACAGGCACGCCGAATGGCCAGCCTCGATGGTGACGCTGTCCACGCACGACACCAAGCGCAGCGAAGACGTGAGGGCACGGCTCAACGTGCTCGCCGAAATCCCTGAGCAGTGGTCTGCTGCAGTGTCGACGTGGCGGCAACAGTTGGCCGATTTTGACCTCGTCATGGCTGACGGGCCGTTGGTCAATTTGTTGTGGCAGGCCGTTGTCGGAGCGTGGCCCATTTCGCGGGAGCGTATGCACGCCTACGCAGAGAAGGCAAGCCGAGAGGCCGGCAACAGCACTAACTGGTGGCACCCGAACGAAGCCTTCGAGGACCAGATGCACGGCATGCTCGATGCCATCTTCGACGATCTCGCGGTCCGGAGAACCTTTGAAGAAGTAGTCGAAAAGCTCACCGCACCAGGTTGGTCCAACTCGTTAGCCGCCAAACTTGTGTCTATCACCGGGCCAGGAGTTCCAGATGTCTATCAAGGCACGGAGCTATGGGACTACTCCCTCGTGGATCCGGATAACAGGCGACTGGTCGACTACGACCAGCGTCGCGCGCTTCTTGCCAAGATCAACGATGGATTTGTCCCCGCAGTGGACCAGAGTGGCGCCGCCAAAATGCTGGTTACCGCTTCAGCCCTGCGGCTTCGCCGAGATTCGCCGGAGCTGTTCAACAGCTATCAACCCCTGTACGCCAGCGGTTCGGCTGCCAAGCATGTGCTGGCGTTCGACCGCGGCGGCGCGGTCACGGTGGCGACCAGGCTGCCTGTGGGCCTTCAGGGAGCGGGCGGATGGCACGAAAGCGTGCTGGCTCTTCCCGAGGCAGATGGCTACCTCGACGTTCTGACAAACCGGTTCTTTACCGCGGGCGTTGTTCCTGTACCGCTCTCGGATTTGCTCGCGCAGTACCCCGTTGCCTTGCTGATCCCTGCGGAAGGACCCGCCCTCGATGTTGCATGA
- the treZ gene encoding malto-oligosyltrehalose trehalohydrolase, translating to MNLTEKGTQWPTPAGALRVWAPKVDRVRVVVGGGDSSGIEMTADGDGWFSAPALQPNTDYGFLLGGGTQPLPDPRSRRQPYGVHGLSRTYDADSFPWTDESWTGRQLAGGVIYELHIGTFTVQGTFDAAIEKLDHVASLGVSFVEILPVNAFNGVRNWGYDGVDWYAVQETYGGPAGYQRLVDACHQRGLAVVQDVVYNHLGPSGNYLPEFGPYLHSGSSNTWGDSLNLDGPDSEPVRRHIIDNALMWFRDYHVDALRLDAVHALVDHSAIGLLEQMAMEVAALSVHLGRPLTLIAESDMNDSRLITPRVAGGTGIDAQWSDDFHHVVHVALTGEKTGYYGDFGSMKSIAKVLTRGFFHDGTWSSFRGRPHGRPVRTDTTETWRFVVFAQDHDQIGNRATGDRLSATLDAGSLAMSAVLLMTSPFTPMLFMGEEWGAKTPWQFFTSHPEQDLGEATARGRIAEFAKMGWDESKVPNPQDESTFLNSKLNWSEPERPEHAELLDTYRRLAVLRRDRPELTDPRFGATTVSYDDDACWLIVERGPVNGRTLNGRTVTIAYNFAHMPVTLEIGSGEVLLATGEPERVTGGWTLAARSAMIVAR from the coding sequence ATGAACCTGACGGAGAAAGGAACGCAGTGGCCCACACCCGCTGGCGCGCTGCGAGTGTGGGCGCCCAAGGTGGATCGCGTTCGTGTGGTGGTGGGCGGCGGCGACTCGTCCGGCATCGAAATGACGGCAGACGGTGACGGCTGGTTCTCCGCCCCGGCGCTGCAACCAAATACCGATTATGGCTTCCTCCTCGGCGGGGGAACCCAGCCCCTTCCCGATCCTCGGTCGCGCCGGCAACCCTATGGCGTGCATGGGCTTTCGCGTACCTACGATGCAGATTCCTTCCCGTGGACCGACGAGTCGTGGACGGGGCGACAGCTGGCTGGCGGCGTGATTTATGAACTGCACATCGGAACATTCACCGTCCAGGGAACCTTTGATGCAGCGATCGAGAAGTTGGACCATGTCGCCTCGCTGGGAGTCAGTTTCGTGGAAATCCTTCCCGTCAATGCCTTTAACGGTGTGCGGAACTGGGGATACGACGGCGTCGACTGGTATGCGGTGCAAGAAACCTACGGCGGCCCCGCGGGGTATCAGCGTCTGGTTGACGCGTGCCACCAACGCGGTTTGGCCGTTGTCCAGGACGTCGTTTACAACCACTTGGGTCCGAGTGGGAATTACTTGCCCGAGTTCGGGCCCTACCTGCACTCGGGCAGCTCCAACACGTGGGGCGATTCGCTGAACCTTGACGGTCCTGACTCGGAGCCGGTCCGGCGCCACATCATTGATAACGCCCTGATGTGGTTCCGCGACTATCACGTCGATGCTCTGCGGTTGGATGCTGTTCACGCACTGGTGGACCACAGCGCTATCGGATTGCTAGAGCAAATGGCCATGGAGGTCGCGGCGCTTTCGGTTCATCTCGGCCGTCCACTGACCTTGATCGCCGAATCAGATATGAACGACTCCCGGCTGATCACTCCCCGAGTTGCCGGCGGCACGGGGATCGACGCCCAGTGGAGTGATGATTTCCATCATGTGGTGCATGTGGCGCTAACAGGCGAAAAGACCGGTTACTACGGTGATTTCGGCTCCATGAAGTCAATTGCGAAGGTACTCACCCGTGGTTTCTTCCATGACGGCACCTGGTCCAGCTTTCGTGGCCGCCCCCATGGTCGCCCGGTTCGCACGGACACAACCGAAACGTGGCGGTTCGTCGTGTTCGCGCAGGACCATGACCAGATTGGCAATCGCGCCACCGGCGACCGGCTCAGCGCCACACTGGACGCTGGCTCGTTGGCGATGTCAGCAGTGTTGCTGATGACATCTCCGTTCACCCCGATGCTGTTCATGGGTGAGGAGTGGGGCGCGAAGACGCCGTGGCAGTTCTTTACCTCTCATCCCGAGCAGGATTTGGGTGAAGCAACGGCTCGGGGTCGCATCGCGGAATTTGCGAAAATGGGGTGGGACGAGTCGAAAGTGCCGAACCCGCAGGATGAGTCGACGTTTTTGAACTCGAAGCTCAACTGGTCGGAGCCCGAACGCCCAGAACACGCGGAGCTCTTGGATACCTACCGACGGTTGGCTGTGCTGCGCCGGGATCGGCCAGAGCTCACAGATCCCCGCTTCGGGGCCACTACGGTGTCCTACGACGACGACGCGTGTTGGTTGATCGTTGAACGGGGCCCTGTCAACGGCAGAACTTTGAACGGCAGAACTGTGACGATTGCTTACAATTTTGCCCACATGCCGGTGACGCTTGAGATAGGCAGCGGCGAAGTGTTACTGGCCACAGGCGAGCCCGAGCGGGTTACCGGTGGGTGGACCCTGGCGGCGCGCTCGGCCATGATCGTGGCCCGGTAG